One region of Nitrosopumilaceae archaeon genomic DNA includes:
- a CDS encoding preprotein translocase subunit SecE: protein MANPRQMLKDMVNTIKLAKKSDKDDYMQHLRLVLLGMATVGAVGFIIQFVFAVINLGHR from the coding sequence ATGGCAAACCCAAGACAGATGTTAAAGGATATGGTAAATACAATTAAGCTTGCCAAAAAATCTGATAAGGATGACTATATGCAACACCTCAGGTTAGTCCTTCTTGGAATGGCAACCGTAGGTGCAGTTGGATTTATAATTCAGTTCGTATTTGCAGTAATTAATCTCGGACACAGATAG
- a CDS encoding 50S ribosomal protein L32e: MPINKDLLELRKKVADHRPEFVREESWRYFRLAENWRKPKGIDNHQRKSKKGWPALVKAGYGGPNISKGLHPSGYTDNLVHNVKELEKLDPKTDGVRLGHSVGKKKRLEIVSKAKEKNFKIFNARVSTSGSKS, from the coding sequence ATGCCGATCAACAAAGACCTGTTAGAGTTAAGAAAAAAAGTAGCAGATCACAGACCTGAGTTTGTTAGAGAAGAGAGCTGGAGATACTTTAGGTTAGCAGAAAACTGGAGAAAACCAAAGGGAATTGACAATCATCAGAGAAAGTCTAAGAAGGGTTGGCCTGCACTTGTCAAGGCTGGTTATGGTGGACCAAATATTTCAAAAGGATTACACCCATCAGGATATACCGATAATTTAGTTCATAATGTAAAGGAATTGGAAAAACTTGATCCAAAAACTGATGGTGTAAGACTTGGTCACAGTGTAGGAAAAAAGAAGAGATTAGAAATAGTATCTAAAGCAAAAGAGAAAAATTTCAAGATATTTAACGCAAGGGTGTCAACAAGTGGTAGTAAATCTTAA
- a CDS encoding MGMT family protein, whose product MKLEDKVYKKLLEVPPGMVTTYGELAKAVCLKNGQRAIGRIMNKNPYPVIVPCHRVIKSNGKIGGYAWGEKIKTNMLSKEGVKIKNGKIIDLEMIYRF is encoded by the coding sequence TTGAAGCTTGAAGATAAGGTGTACAAAAAGCTGCTCGAAGTTCCTCCGGGTATGGTGACTACATACGGAGAGCTTGCTAAGGCAGTATGTCTTAAAAATGGACAAAGAGCAATTGGTAGAATTATGAACAAAAATCCATACCCAGTCATAGTTCCGTGTCATAGAGTTATAAAATCAAATGGAAAAATTGGTGGATATGCATGGGGAGAAAAGATAAAGACCAATATGTTATCAAAAGAGGGCGTAAAAATTAAGAATGGAAAAATTATTGATCTAGAAATGATCTATAGATTCTAA
- a CDS encoding 50S ribosomal protein L19e, with protein MVVNLKTKRRLVARMLGVGANRIKFDSQYLDDVSDAITRDNVRSLITANIIEVRPIKGTSKGRAHHKKSQRRKRGTKQGSKKGAKGSRIGKKQVYVKKIKALRHRLHVSKGRKEITNPEYWKLYRQAGGNQIRNVAHLRTLIEETHKKRT; from the coding sequence GTGGTAGTAAATCTTAAAACCAAACGACGTCTTGTTGCAAGGATGTTAGGAGTAGGTGCAAACAGAATAAAGTTTGATTCACAATATTTGGATGATGTTTCAGATGCAATTACACGAGACAACGTTCGAAGTCTAATTACTGCAAACATAATTGAAGTCAGACCGATAAAGGGTACATCCAAAGGTAGAGCGCATCACAAAAAATCTCAGAGGCGTAAACGTGGAACAAAACAAGGTTCAAAGAAAGGTGCTAAAGGATCGCGTATTGGTAAAAAACAAGTCTATGTAAAAAAGATAAAGGCTTTACGACACCGTCTCCATGTTTCAAAGGGTAGAAAAGAGATAACTAACCCAGAATATTGGAAATTATACAGACAAGCAGGTGGAAATCAAATCAGAAACGTGGCACATCTTCGAACTTTGATTGAAGAGACACATAAAAAACGCACTTAG
- a CDS encoding D-aminoacyl-tRNA deacylase has translation MQLLVAYQSDPAGSNLAYHISQNMKQDGEIYRGKNYDLVTIPTPSISADWLEEKYHYDGFVFLSKHASETGTLALTCHSTGNFSEALFGGRPREVAIPHPHIQKSYMRALWEKRNNFTKFEITIEATHHGPTALNKPALFIEVGTTEKQWNDKVLCDSVASVIEEVMSITPQKNNIAICFGGTHYPEKFTKELIEGQYALGTVVPKHALDHIDEKLFSHILERNNEAKYALVDWSSLGKNKQKIVSLLETTNLGMIRV, from the coding sequence GTGCAATTACTTGTTGCGTATCAATCAGACCCTGCAGGCTCTAACTTGGCATATCATATATCACAAAACATGAAACAAGACGGAGAGATTTATCGCGGGAAAAATTATGATCTTGTAACAATTCCAACACCATCCATATCTGCAGACTGGCTTGAAGAAAAATATCACTATGATGGATTTGTGTTTCTATCAAAGCACGCCTCTGAAACAGGTACGCTGGCGCTTACGTGCCATAGTACAGGAAATTTTTCAGAAGCACTATTTGGAGGAAGACCGCGAGAAGTTGCAATACCACATCCGCATATACAGAAATCATATATGCGAGCCTTGTGGGAAAAAAGAAATAATTTTACAAAATTTGAGATCACAATAGAAGCAACACATCATGGTCCTACAGCACTAAACAAACCTGCTTTGTTTATTGAAGTCGGAACAACAGAAAAACAATGGAATGACAAAGTATTATGTGATTCCGTGGCTTCTGTCATAGAAGAAGTGATGTCAATTACACCACAAAAAAACAATATAGCTATATGTTTTGGAGGAACTCACTATCCAGAAAAATTCACCAAAGAACTAATTGAAGGTCAATACGCTTTGGGTACTGTTGTACCAAAACATGCTCTAGATCACATAGATGAGAAATTGTTTTCACATATTTTAGAGAGAAACAACGAAGCAAAATATGCTCTAGTAGATTGGAGTAGTTTGGGTAAAAACAAACAAAAGATAGTTTCACTTTTAGAAACAACAAATCTTGGGATGATACGAGTTTGA